The following proteins are co-located in the Pedobacter sp. FW305-3-2-15-E-R2A2 genome:
- a CDS encoding TonB-dependent receptor, whose amino-acid sequence MKKSLLIKFVVMILVFAGTFSTAMAQVTTSTMTGSVRDAKGSLPGASVKAIHVPTGTSYSVSTNGDGRFSMSNMRPGGPYTVEINFVGFQKEKVTDIYLKLGDPYALNVVLSDDSKVLNEVVVSGKKDATMNSKRTGASTTVSKEQIQNLPTLSRSLQDFTRLTPQANGNSFSGSSTRYNSINIDGAMNNDIFGLAGSPAPGGLAKTQPISLDAVQEIQVVLAPYDVSYGNFTGGGINAITRSGTNTVEGSAYFFGRNQKLVGKNAAGEKASDFHRLQYGVRVGAPIVKDKLFLFVNAEQTRDKVPTTYNVGDAGSILSATDAQTLGDYVKSKYGYDFGSAGQINQETKSDKIFARLDWNIGSKNQLTLRHNYIKASDDNLSRSASFFRLENNGYKFNNTQNISVLELRTQFNSNLSNNLIVGYSRIRDSRATSGNLFPQVEIMNWDGKAGNTVQFGSERSSTANTLDQDIFEFTDNLKLLAGNHTFTLGTHNEFFKFSNLFVNNYRGRYRFDNLQDFYANKPKNIDVTYPSVAGTVPAAAFKAAQLGFYFQDEIQVDPTFRLTAGLRVDVPLFFDKPADNPAVSASFPGYGTSKLPSGQILVSPRIGFNWDLTGDRTIQLRGGTGLFTGRAPFVWFSNQYGNTGLDYKSISLSNAAANNAGFQPDPEKQSTVGNAGNTYQVNLMSSNFRIPQVFRSNLAADFKLPAGIVGTLEGIYSKTINNVLYRNLNVQDRGVPISAALTNGADGRTTYNNRVNSTYTGAYLLENTSKGSSYSLTAELKKNFSSGLFATVAYNYGKSRDVNSGANSTAQSNWEFVQIVNNPNNPDLVYSNQDVRHRIIGSLSYGFNYGKGGASGTTFSVFYAGSSGTPFTYLYNGDLNNDGAFGNDLLFVPRTMKDINLVKLDIKDAKGVVVKSFTPEQQWEALNNYIGNDPYLKTIRGQYAERNGARLPWQHQVDLRIMQDIGTMIGTTKNRLQLSFDVFNFTNLLNKKWGRQYFYSNQAYQLIKYESGLKGFTYSPETPANTSSESFDSRWQGQVGIRYLFN is encoded by the coding sequence ATGAAGAAATCATTACTAATTAAATTCGTGGTTATGATCTTAGTCTTTGCGGGAACGTTCTCTACAGCAATGGCTCAGGTTACCACATCAACAATGACAGGTAGTGTCCGCGACGCTAAGGGATCTTTACCTGGTGCGAGCGTTAAAGCAATACACGTCCCTACAGGTACGTCTTATTCAGTATCTACGAATGGTGATGGTCGCTTTAGCATGAGTAACATGCGTCCAGGTGGACCTTACACAGTAGAGATCAACTTCGTTGGTTTTCAAAAAGAAAAAGTAACTGATATTTATTTAAAACTAGGAGATCCTTATGCGCTTAATGTAGTTCTTAGTGACGATAGTAAAGTGCTTAATGAAGTTGTAGTTTCAGGTAAAAAAGATGCTACTATGAACAGTAAGAGAACGGGTGCTTCTACAACTGTATCTAAAGAGCAGATTCAAAACCTACCTACTTTAAGCCGTAGCCTTCAGGATTTCACAAGATTAACGCCACAGGCAAACGGTAACTCCTTTTCAGGTTCAAGTACCCGTTATAACAGCATCAACATTGATGGTGCTATGAATAACGATATTTTTGGCCTTGCGGGTTCTCCTGCACCAGGTGGTTTAGCTAAAACTCAACCAATTTCATTAGATGCGGTACAAGAGATTCAGGTGGTATTGGCTCCTTATGATGTAAGTTACGGTAACTTTACTGGAGGTGGTATCAATGCAATTACAAGATCAGGTACGAATACGGTTGAAGGATCTGCCTATTTTTTTGGAAGAAACCAGAAGTTAGTTGGTAAAAATGCAGCCGGAGAAAAAGCATCAGATTTTCATAGACTACAATATGGTGTTCGCGTTGGAGCCCCAATCGTAAAAGATAAGTTGTTTTTATTCGTTAACGCTGAGCAGACAAGAGATAAAGTTCCTACAACTTACAACGTTGGTGATGCAGGTTCTATTCTTTCTGCTACTGATGCACAGACATTAGGTGATTATGTAAAGAGCAAGTATGGTTATGATTTTGGAAGCGCTGGACAAATTAACCAGGAAACTAAAAGTGACAAAATCTTTGCTCGTTTAGACTGGAATATAGGAAGTAAAAACCAATTGACTTTGCGTCACAATTACATTAAAGCTTCTGATGATAACTTAAGCAGAAGTGCTTCTTTCTTCCGTTTAGAAAACAATGGATATAAATTTAATAACACTCAAAACATTAGTGTTTTAGAATTGAGAACACAATTCAATTCCAATCTTTCCAATAACTTAATCGTTGGCTATTCAAGAATCAGAGATTCACGTGCTACAAGTGGTAATTTATTTCCACAGGTAGAAATCATGAACTGGGATGGAAAAGCCGGAAATACGGTACAATTCGGTTCAGAAAGAAGTTCTACGGCAAATACTTTAGATCAGGATATTTTCGAGTTTACAGATAACCTGAAGCTATTAGCTGGTAACCATACTTTCACGTTGGGAACCCATAATGAATTCTTTAAATTCAGCAATCTGTTTGTGAACAACTACAGAGGCCGTTATCGTTTCGATAATTTACAGGATTTCTATGCTAATAAACCAAAAAACATTGATGTAACTTATCCATCAGTTGCTGGTACTGTACCTGCCGCTGCTTTCAAAGCTGCCCAATTGGGTTTCTATTTCCAGGATGAGATTCAGGTGGATCCTACCTTCAGATTGACTGCCGGCTTAAGAGTAGATGTACCTTTGTTCTTTGATAAACCAGCTGATAACCCTGCTGTTTCTGCTTCTTTCCCAGGTTACGGAACGAGTAAATTGCCAAGTGGGCAAATCTTAGTTTCTCCTCGTATTGGTTTTAACTGGGACTTAACAGGTGATAGAACAATTCAATTGCGTGGTGGTACCGGATTATTTACTGGTCGTGCGCCATTTGTTTGGTTCTCTAATCAATATGGAAACACAGGATTAGATTATAAATCTATTTCATTATCTAATGCAGCAGCTAACAATGCAGGTTTTCAACCTGATCCGGAAAAACAATCTACCGTTGGTAATGCAGGTAATACTTATCAGGTTAACTTAATGAGCTCTAACTTCAGAATTCCTCAGGTATTCCGTAGTAATCTTGCTGCCGATTTCAAATTGCCAGCTGGAATCGTAGGTACTTTAGAAGGTATCTATTCAAAAACAATCAATAACGTTCTTTACAGAAACCTTAATGTGCAAGATAGAGGCGTACCTATTAGTGCTGCATTGACTAATGGTGCTGATGGACGTACTACTTATAACAACAGGGTTAACTCAACTTATACCGGTGCTTATTTATTAGAGAATACCAGCAAAGGATCTTCTTACAGTTTAACTGCTGAATTGAAGAAAAACTTTAGCAGTGGTTTATTCGCGACCGTAGCTTATAACTATGGTAAATCCAGAGATGTGAATTCAGGTGCAAACAGTACTGCTCAATCTAACTGGGAGTTCGTTCAAATCGTGAACAATCCAAACAATCCGGATTTAGTATATTCAAATCAGGATGTACGTCATAGAATCATTGGAAGTTTATCTTATGGATTTAACTACGGTAAAGGTGGAGCAAGCGGTACAACCTTCTCTGTATTTTACGCAGGTAGCTCAGGTACTCCATTCACCTACCTTTACAATGGTGACTTAAATAATGATGGTGCTTTTGGTAACGATTTATTATTTGTTCCAAGAACAATGAAAGACATTAATCTGGTTAAATTAGACATTAAAGATGCCAAAGGGGTTGTAGTAAAGAGCTTCACTCCTGAACAACAATGGGAAGCTTTAAATAACTACATTGGTAATGATCCTTATCTTAAAACTATCAGAGGTCAGTATGCAGAAAGAAATGGTGCACGTTTACCTTGGCAACATCAGGTTGATTTAAGAATCATGCAAGATATTGGAACAATGATTGGAACAACCAAAAATCGTTTACAACTATCTTTTGATGTATTTAACTTTACCAACCTATTGAACAAAAAATGGGGACGTCAATACTTCTATAGTAACCAGGCATATCAGTTAATTAAATATGAATCTGGATTAAAAGGCTTTACCTACTCTCCTGAGACACCAGCAAATACTTCATCTGAATCTTTTGATTCAAGATGGCAAGGGCAGGTTGGTATCAGATACTTATTTAACTAA